A stretch of the Roseisolibacter agri genome encodes the following:
- a CDS encoding hybrid sensor histidine kinase/response regulator — protein sequence MVVDSAALTQLLDGTTELVCAADADGWITYVNRAWRETLGYSAAEAAGLRLDDVVAPEHRACYASTAARRLAEGEAVDDLEAVLLTRDGRRIVCRGRAEPVMAGTPEARRCVGTRAYYRELAAQHEAEVRGARLLAMHDASADLVGTAAPDGRIEYLNAAGRRTLGLADDADVTTLRAATFLPPATLERLTVEGLPTAARDGRWTGDGAVLGADGVETPVSMVVVAHPSLRPGEPPHFSAVLRDVSERRRAERRSADQAAVLEMIAAGKAMPEVLAAVARLVEREAPGARCAVLRLDGDGRRLRHGAAPSLPDAFTAAVDGLVVGPGACTCGAAAFHRLPVVTEDIATDARWAPFRDAALAAGLRACWATPLLAPDGAVLGTFAVYRGAPGRPSDAHAPLIGAATHLLGIALERARAEQALVRGARYVRALIEHASDLMAVVDTDGVYRYVSPAHHRHLAYAPTALIGRDALALVHPDDAARVAAAFAEARATSGRTARVQYRFRHGDGSWRTLSSVGTNLLDDPAVAGVVVNSVDVTEQQALEAQLRQAQRMEAVGRLAGGVAHDINNLLTIISANTEFALRALPDVSPARPDLTAVAGAAARAAGLTRQLLNFSRRQVLRPEAVDLNAVVEDVARLLHRTLGADVALATDLAPGLGPVQADRGQLEQVLMNLVVNARDAMPAGGTITVTTGRERVDGRDAARRPGLSAGRYVALRVRDTGLGMDAATQAQIFEPFFTTKDLGQGTGLGLATVYDIAMQSGGHVYVDSAPGAGSTFTVLLPGGGAAVPPPPFAAADAELAVECGAVQGGAARGTILLVEDEAPIRGFVRRILDRGGYHVLEAGDGRAALRVAAAYQGPLHLVLTDVAMPEAGGEALLAGLRERRPSTRALLMSGYSVAAVARQGALAEGVGLLQKPFTADELLRAVREALGG from the coding sequence GTGGTCGTCGACTCTGCGGCCCTGACGCAGCTGCTGGACGGGACCACGGAACTCGTGTGCGCCGCCGACGCCGACGGCTGGATCACGTACGTGAACCGCGCCTGGCGCGAAACCTTGGGCTACTCGGCCGCCGAGGCGGCGGGGCTGCGCCTGGACGACGTCGTGGCGCCGGAGCACCGCGCCTGCTACGCAAGCACGGCGGCGCGCCGGCTCGCCGAGGGCGAGGCGGTGGACGACCTCGAGGCCGTGCTTCTCACACGCGATGGCCGGCGCATCGTCTGCCGCGGCCGCGCGGAGCCCGTGATGGCCGGCACACCCGAGGCCCGGCGCTGCGTGGGGACGCGGGCGTACTACCGCGAGTTGGCGGCGCAGCACGAGGCCGAGGTCCGAGGCGCGCGCCTGCTCGCCATGCACGACGCCTCGGCGGACCTCGTCGGCACCGCAGCGCCGGACGGGCGCATCGAGTACCTGAACGCCGCGGGACGTCGCACGTTGGGTCTCGCCGACGACGCGGACGTCACGACGCTCCGGGCAGCCACGTTCCTCCCGCCCGCCACGCTCGAACGCCTGACGGTGGAGGGGCTCCCGACCGCCGCCCGCGACGGTCGCTGGACCGGCGACGGGGCCGTGCTGGGCGCCGACGGCGTCGAAACACCGGTGTCGATGGTCGTAGTCGCGCACCCGTCGCTGCGGCCCGGCGAGCCGCCGCACTTCTCGGCAGTCCTGCGCGATGTGAGCGAGCGCCGGCGCGCGGAGCGCCGGTCGGCGGATCAGGCAGCCGTGCTCGAGATGATCGCCGCGGGTAAGGCGATGCCGGAGGTGCTCGCGGCCGTGGCGCGGCTCGTCGAGCGCGAAGCGCCTGGGGCGCGCTGCGCCGTGCTGCGGCTGGACGGGGATGGGCGGCGCCTCCGACACGGGGCAGCGCCGAGCCTCCCGGACGCCTTCACCGCCGCCGTCGACGGGCTCGTGGTGGGCCCCGGCGCGTGCACCTGCGGGGCGGCGGCGTTCCACCGCCTGCCGGTGGTCACCGAGGACATCGCCACGGACGCGCGCTGGGCGCCCTTCCGCGACGCGGCGCTCGCCGCGGGGCTGCGCGCGTGCTGGGCGACGCCGCTGCTCGCGCCGGATGGCGCCGTGCTCGGCACGTTCGCCGTCTACCGCGGGGCGCCGGGGCGCCCGTCCGACGCGCACGCACCGCTCATCGGGGCCGCCACGCACCTCCTGGGGATCGCGCTCGAACGCGCGCGGGCGGAGCAGGCCCTGGTGCGGGGCGCGCGATACGTCCGCGCGCTGATCGAGCACGCGTCCGACCTGATGGCCGTCGTCGACACGGACGGCGTGTACCGGTACGTGAGCCCGGCGCACCACCGGCACTTGGCCTACGCGCCGACTGCCCTGATCGGGCGCGACGCGCTGGCGCTGGTGCACCCGGACGACGCGGCGCGGGTGGCGGCCGCGTTCGCGGAGGCGCGCGCGACGTCCGGGCGCACGGCGCGCGTGCAGTACCGGTTCCGCCACGGGGACGGCTCCTGGCGCACGCTCTCCTCGGTGGGCACCAACCTGCTCGACGACCCTGCTGTGGCGGGGGTCGTCGTCAACTCCGTCGACGTCACTGAGCAGCAGGCGCTCGAGGCGCAGCTCCGCCAGGCGCAGAGGATGGAAGCCGTGGGCCGGCTGGCCGGCGGCGTCGCACACGACATCAACAACCTCCTGACGATCATCAGCGCGAACACCGAGTTCGCGCTGCGCGCGCTGCCGGACGTGAGCCCGGCGCGGCCGGACCTGACCGCGGTCGCCGGAGCGGCCGCCCGGGCGGCGGGTCTCACCCGCCAACTCCTGAACTTCAGCCGGCGGCAGGTGCTCCGGCCGGAAGCCGTGGACCTGAACGCCGTGGTCGAGGACGTCGCGCGGCTTCTGCACCGCACCCTCGGAGCGGACGTGGCGCTCGCGACCGATTTGGCACCGGGGCTCGGGCCGGTGCAGGCGGACCGCGGTCAGCTCGAGCAGGTGCTGATGAACCTCGTGGTGAACGCGCGCGACGCGATGCCCGCCGGCGGCACGATCACCGTGACGACGGGGCGCGAGCGCGTGGACGGCCGCGACGCGGCGCGGCGCCCCGGCCTCTCGGCGGGCCGCTACGTCGCGCTACGCGTGCGCGACACGGGGCTCGGCATGGACGCGGCGACGCAGGCCCAGATCTTCGAGCCGTTCTTCACGACCAAGGACCTGGGGCAAGGGACGGGGCTCGGATTGGCCACCGTGTACGACATCGCCATGCAGTCCGGCGGCCACGTGTACGTGGACAGCGCGCCGGGGGCGGGGAGCACGTTCACCGTCCTGCTGCCCGGCGGTGGGGCGGCGGTCCCACCCCCGCCGTTCGCGGCCGCCGACGCGGAGCTCGCGGTAGAGTGCGGGGCGGTGCAGGGCGGTGCGGCGCGAGGGACCATCCTGCTCGTCGAGGATGAGGCGCCGATCCGCGGGTTCGTGCGCCGCATCCTCGACCGGGGCGGGTATCACGTGCTCGAGGCCGGAGACGGACGCGCGGCGCTCCGGGTGGCGGCGGCGTACCAGGGCCCCCTGCATCTGGTGCTCACCGACGTCGCGATGCCCGAGGCCGGCGGTGAGGCGCTGCTCGCCGGGTTGCGCGAGCGGCGTCCGAGCACGCGCGCGCTGCTGATGTCCGGGTACAGCGTCGCGGCGGTCGCCCGACAGGGCGCACTCGCGGAGGGCGTTGGGCTGCTGCAGAAGCCGTTCACGGCAGATGAGCTACTGCGTGCCGTACGGGAGGCGCTCGGCGGCTGA
- a CDS encoding response regulator transcription factor, which produces MAAEATRARRVRPLPLLGADAPTTPPAETSILVVAEHALMRAGLRAVLGGMPGFVVVAEAPDLPRAAALARQVRPAVVLVSTPPRDAADHAAVARVRAETPGVCVLCLGDAGGEADGRAEGGDRTPPDGAVMSIPNDAGVVELCATVGALLDGGCAACALRAHCPMPRLVAALSRRERQVAVRVAAGLTSKQIAGALGIGLRTVNTYRESLARKVGGSSPAILTRYVIACGLDGATGPDPGVSGLPAPSSRLGRPPTHRPPTL; this is translated from the coding sequence GTGGCCGCCGAGGCCACCCGCGCCCGTCGCGTACGCCCGCTGCCGCTGCTCGGGGCGGATGCGCCCACGACGCCGCCCGCGGAGACATCGATCCTGGTGGTCGCCGAGCACGCCCTGATGCGCGCCGGGCTCCGCGCCGTGCTCGGCGGCATGCCGGGGTTCGTGGTCGTCGCGGAGGCGCCGGACCTGCCGCGCGCCGCTGCGCTCGCGCGGCAGGTCCGGCCGGCGGTCGTGCTGGTGAGTACGCCGCCGCGCGACGCCGCCGACCACGCCGCCGTCGCGCGAGTCCGCGCCGAGACGCCGGGCGTCTGTGTGCTCTGCCTCGGAGACGCCGGAGGCGAGGCGGACGGCAGGGCCGAGGGCGGTGACCGAACGCCGCCGGACGGCGCCGTGATGAGCATCCCGAACGACGCGGGCGTGGTGGAACTCTGCGCGACCGTGGGCGCGCTCCTCGACGGCGGGTGCGCGGCGTGCGCGCTGCGCGCGCACTGCCCCATGCCGCGGCTCGTCGCCGCCCTCAGCCGGCGCGAGCGTCAGGTCGCGGTGCGTGTCGCCGCCGGGCTGACGAGCAAGCAGATCGCCGGCGCCCTCGGGATCGGCCTGCGCACCGTCAACACGTACCGAGAGAGCCTCGCGCGCAAGGTCGGCGGATCGTCGCCCGCGATCCTCACACGCTACGTCATCGCGTGTGGCTTGGACGGGGCGACCGGGCCGGACCCCGGCGTCTCTGGGCTTCCGGCGCCATCGAGCCGACTGGGTCGACCACCGACACATCGACCGCCGACACTGTGA
- a CDS encoding cupredoxin domain-containing protein, with protein sequence MTAIDWLVIAAGASAVSWVLWYFFAAERVGAVATLAPASTGTSTGTSTGTSTGTSGSGAVQAQQATITVKGGYSPAVVRVKAGRPVRLAFDRQETSGCSEEVVFADFGIRRYLPAHEQTVVEVTPPVPGTYAFTCGMGMLRGKLVAE encoded by the coding sequence GTGACCGCCATCGACTGGCTCGTGATCGCCGCCGGCGCGTCCGCCGTCAGCTGGGTGCTCTGGTACTTCTTCGCCGCCGAGCGCGTCGGGGCGGTCGCGACCCTCGCCCCGGCGTCAACCGGGACGTCAACCGGGACGTCAACCGGGACGTCAACCGGGACGTCGGGCAGCGGGGCCGTGCAGGCGCAGCAGGCCACCATCACGGTGAAGGGCGGCTACTCCCCGGCCGTCGTGCGGGTCAAGGCCGGCCGGCCGGTGCGCCTCGCGTTCGACCGGCAGGAGACCTCCGGGTGCTCCGAGGAGGTGGTCTTCGCGGACTTCGGCATCCGCCGCTACCTGCCCGCCCATGAGCAGACCGTCGTCGAGGTGACGCCCCCCGTCCCTGGCACCTACGCATTCACCTGCGGCATGGGCATGCTGCGCGGCAAGCTCGTCGCCGAGTGA
- a CDS encoding heavy-metal-associated domain-containing protein, whose protein sequence is METVKLAISGMTCGHCVSSVRQALETVPGLQVENVRIGAATVRLDGTTESATTEAALAAVQGAGYEASVDAPRAADASEDATAGCACCAPRAEVPTPLTSTRTATPSA, encoded by the coding sequence ATGGAGACGGTCAAGCTCGCGATTTCCGGGATGACGTGCGGCCACTGCGTGTCGAGCGTGCGACAGGCGCTTGAGACAGTGCCCGGGCTGCAGGTCGAGAACGTCCGCATCGGTGCGGCTACCGTGCGGCTCGACGGGACCACGGAGTCCGCCACCACCGAGGCGGCGCTCGCGGCCGTGCAGGGCGCGGGGTACGAAGCATCGGTCGACGCCCCGCGCGCGGCGGACGCGAGCGAGGATGCCACGGCGGGCTGCGCCTGCTGCGCACCGCGCGCGGAGGTGCCCACGCCGCTCACGAGCACGCGTACCGCCACGCCGTCGGCGTAA
- a CDS encoding type II toxin-antitoxin system YhaV family toxin, whose product MNAPLVFQGWRIIVWPGFADRWAALRGEVERLRTVDPTGYATKPATKVFAAVRTLIRDEIPRDPGAARFRQGRTLGAGYARWRRAKFFERYRLFFRYDSTAKVIAYVWLNDERTLRARGARSDPYAVFGDMLRAGAPPDDWDALVAACRGWTAEDARDPTSGAPPAA is encoded by the coding sequence ATGAACGCCCCGCTGGTGTTCCAGGGCTGGCGCATCATCGTGTGGCCGGGGTTCGCTGACCGCTGGGCAGCCCTGCGGGGCGAGGTCGAGCGGCTGCGCACGGTCGACCCGACGGGGTACGCGACGAAACCCGCCACCAAGGTCTTCGCGGCCGTCCGGACCCTCATTCGCGACGAGATTCCGCGCGACCCCGGCGCGGCGCGCTTCCGCCAGGGCCGGACGCTCGGGGCCGGCTACGCGCGGTGGCGGCGCGCGAAGTTCTTCGAGCGATACCGCCTCTTCTTCCGCTACGACAGCACGGCCAAGGTCATCGCGTACGTGTGGCTGAACGACGAGCGGACGCTGCGCGCGCGGGGCGCGCGCTCCGATCCGTACGCCGTCTTCGGCGATATGCTCCGCGCCGGCGCACCACCGGACGACTGGGACGCCCTCGTCGCGGCGTGCCGCGGGTGGACGGCCGAGGACGCGCGTGATCCCACCAGTGGCGCTCCCCCCGCCGCGTAG
- a CDS encoding TonB-dependent siderophore receptor, which yields MRTLVALGALGCVALSAGSTPVAAQSDAQPPSPFPTTARLAGAPRASADTTGRRHFEIPAQPLADALADFARQAGVRVQADATALTGARSSAVTGTLTPGDALRALLQGTGLTARFPDARTAVVAQAGRDAAAGQPLRPVVITGAAGRRPGYGARQTTSATRTETPLRDTPQAVTVVTRELMDDQAMQGMADVVRYVPGVTMSLGEGHRDQPTIRGNSTTADFFVDGVRDDAQYLRDLYNVDRVEALKGPNAMTFGRGGGGGVVNRVLREAQWVPTRSLTLAGGSFAHRRGTLDVGQGVGPLAAARVTGMAERSGGFREAARVERYGVNPTLALAAGARTTVRLGYEYFRDDRRVDRGVPSFQGRPAVAARTTFFGNPAVNEAWANVHAVGATVEHQGTRGITVRNRTRAADYDKFYQNSYPGAVNAAGTQVALTAYNNTIRRRNLYNQTDLTGTLSTGAVRHTVLVGAEVGGSRTDQFRTTGYFADGTANGTTNGTTSLSVPLSAPTISTPVTFRQSATDADGRATTGTAAVYAQNQIALSPQWQAVLGLRYERFGIVYRNKRTGQELARTDRVWSPRAGLVFTPVTPLSVYGGYGVSYLPSAGDQFTALTATSQTLTPERFRNRELGVKWEAGPALALSGALYRLDRTNTAAPDPTDPARTVQTGAQRTTGYEVGVSGNVTRGWQIAGGYAWQRATLTSTTAAARAGATVPLVPRAAVSVWNRYQIARPLGLGLGVVHQTAMYAAVDNTVRLPGFTRVDAAAFVSLAPLVPRLGAQVNVENLFDRYYVGTAFSNNNLMPGAPRTVRVALTMGR from the coding sequence GTGCGAACACTCGTCGCCCTCGGTGCACTCGGCTGCGTCGCCCTCAGCGCTGGCAGCACGCCAGTCGCCGCCCAGTCGGACGCCCAGCCGCCGTCTCCGTTCCCCACCACCGCGCGCCTGGCCGGCGCGCCCCGCGCGTCCGCCGACACGACCGGCCGCCGCCACTTCGAGATTCCTGCGCAGCCGCTCGCGGACGCGCTGGCGGACTTCGCGCGCCAGGCTGGTGTGCGTGTCCAAGCGGACGCGACGGCGCTCACCGGCGCCCGCTCGTCCGCCGTCACCGGCACCCTCACGCCGGGAGACGCGCTTCGCGCACTCCTGCAGGGCACCGGCCTGACGGCGCGGTTTCCCGACGCCCGGACGGCAGTCGTCGCCCAAGCGGGACGGGACGCTGCCGCGGGTCAGCCGCTCCGCCCGGTGGTGATCACTGGCGCGGCGGGTCGGCGGCCCGGGTACGGCGCGCGGCAGACGACGTCGGCCACGCGGACCGAGACCCCGCTCCGCGACACGCCGCAGGCCGTGACGGTGGTGACGCGCGAGCTGATGGACGACCAGGCGATGCAGGGCATGGCCGACGTCGTGCGCTACGTACCTGGGGTGACGATGAGCCTCGGCGAGGGGCACCGCGATCAGCCGACCATCCGGGGGAACAGCACGACGGCCGACTTCTTCGTCGACGGCGTGCGCGACGACGCGCAGTACCTCCGCGACCTATACAACGTCGACCGCGTCGAGGCGCTCAAGGGCCCGAACGCCATGACCTTCGGGCGTGGGGGCGGGGGGGGCGTCGTCAACCGCGTGCTCCGGGAGGCACAGTGGGTGCCGACTCGGTCGCTGACCCTTGCGGGCGGCTCGTTCGCCCACCGGCGTGGGACCCTCGACGTGGGGCAGGGGGTCGGCCCGCTGGCGGCGGCGCGCGTGACCGGAATGGCCGAGCGTTCGGGCGGGTTCCGTGAGGCCGCGCGGGTGGAGCGCTACGGCGTCAACCCGACGCTCGCCCTCGCAGCCGGGGCGCGCACGACCGTGCGCCTCGGGTACGAGTATTTCCGCGACGACCGCCGCGTGGACCGCGGCGTCCCCTCATTCCAGGGGCGGCCCGCCGTCGCCGCGCGAACGACCTTCTTCGGCAACCCCGCGGTCAACGAGGCGTGGGCGAACGTGCACGCCGTCGGGGCGACGGTCGAGCACCAGGGCACGCGTGGCATCACCGTGCGCAACCGCACGCGCGCCGCGGACTACGACAAGTTCTACCAGAACTCCTATCCGGGCGCGGTGAACGCGGCCGGGACGCAGGTGGCGCTCACCGCCTACAACAACACGATCCGGCGACGGAATCTGTACAACCAGACGGACCTCACCGGGACGCTCTCGACCGGCGCGGTGCGGCATACGGTGCTCGTCGGCGCCGAGGTCGGTGGGTCGCGCACCGACCAGTTCCGGACGACGGGGTACTTCGCCGATGGCACCGCCAATGGGACCACCAACGGCACCACCTCACTCTCGGTCCCCCTCAGCGCGCCGACGATCTCGACGCCGGTGACCTTCCGCCAGAGCGCGACGGACGCCGACGGGCGCGCGACCACGGGGACCGCGGCGGTCTACGCGCAGAATCAGATCGCGCTCTCCCCGCAGTGGCAGGCGGTCCTCGGGCTCCGCTACGAGCGGTTCGGCATCGTGTACCGGAACAAGCGCACGGGCCAGGAGCTCGCGCGGACCGACCGGGTGTGGTCGCCGCGCGCGGGGCTCGTGTTCACCCCGGTGACGCCGCTGTCGGTCTACGGCGGCTACGGCGTGTCGTACTTGCCGAGCGCCGGCGACCAGTTCACCGCGCTGACCGCGACGTCGCAGACGCTCACGCCGGAGCGGTTCCGGAACCGCGAGCTCGGCGTGAAGTGGGAGGCGGGCCCCGCCCTCGCGCTGTCTGGCGCCCTCTACCGGCTCGACCGGACGAACACGGCGGCGCCTGACCCGACCGACCCCGCACGCACGGTGCAGACGGGCGCGCAGCGGACGACCGGCTACGAGGTGGGCGTCTCGGGCAACGTGACGCGCGGGTGGCAGATCGCCGGCGGGTACGCGTGGCAGCGGGCGACGCTCACGAGCACGACCGCGGCGGCGAGAGCGGGCGCGACGGTGCCGCTGGTGCCGCGCGCCGCCGTCTCGGTGTGGAACCGCTATCAGATCGCGCGTCCGCTGGGGCTCGGGCTCGGCGTGGTGCACCAGACCGCGATGTACGCCGCTGTCGACAACACGGTGCGGCTCCCGGGATTCACGCGGGTGGACGCCGCGGCATTCGTGTCGCTCGCGCCGCTCGTGCCACGGCTGGGCGCCCAGGTCAACGTCGAGAACCTGTTCGACCGGTACTACGTGGGCACGGCGTTCAGTAACAACAACTTGATGCCGGGCGCGCCGCGCACGGTGCGTGTCGCGCTCACGATGGGCCGCTGA
- a CDS encoding reprolysin-like metallopeptidase: MPLRTLRLVAVATADYTALYARGAVDTAAARDSALVGINRTLRYVNEITARDLGVVFTLIAASRSLLFVGANPARFAPPRAAAPGQAPSDDGAVILRESRAVVDSLLPPGTPYDVAHVFGVGGTSWAEVGALCDTARMTQGVSLVPFRRGAAAAPLTDEEELYFATDVVAHEIGHQLGATHTFNTVADECADGRWGPTAFEPGSGSTVMAYPGLCESDLVQWHAGPYYHAASIQQVRDLLAARAPACGVPRVVDNRAPRVTAAPRRVFVPRATPFRLTARGDDPEQDPVYYTWEEYARSDWAPAASPPLGDDDGHVRPLFRSFPPDAAPTRTLPGLVALASGQAPYESLPSGAVLPRVPGMRRLTCRVTARDWRGGVAFDDVAVDVVPTAGPFRVTVPAAGTQQVVRWRAARTTEAPLHCATVRVTLVAEPGGPYDVVLAPAVPNRAEQVTVRVPRMLAARAARVQVACADGAFFGLSSGDVEIVATADPAGRPARPRAVRRARTTP; the protein is encoded by the coding sequence GTGCCGCTGCGGACGCTTCGGCTCGTCGCGGTGGCGACGGCCGACTACACCGCCCTCTACGCCCGTGGGGCGGTGGACACCGCGGCCGCGCGCGACTCGGCGCTGGTCGGGATCAACCGCACGCTCCGCTACGTGAACGAGATCACGGCGCGCGACCTCGGCGTGGTGTTCACCCTCATCGCCGCGTCGCGGTCGCTCCTGTTCGTCGGCGCGAACCCGGCTCGCTTCGCGCCCCCACGGGCGGCCGCGCCGGGGCAGGCGCCGTCCGACGATGGCGCGGTGATCCTCCGCGAGAGCCGCGCCGTCGTCGACTCCCTTCTCCCGCCAGGCACCCCGTACGATGTGGCCCACGTGTTCGGGGTTGGCGGCACGTCGTGGGCGGAGGTGGGCGCGCTCTGCGACACCGCGCGGATGACGCAGGGGGTGTCGCTCGTCCCATTCCGCCGGGGCGCCGCGGCCGCGCCCCTGACGGACGAGGAGGAGTTGTACTTCGCGACCGACGTCGTGGCGCACGAGATCGGGCACCAGCTCGGCGCGACCCACACGTTCAACACCGTCGCGGACGAGTGCGCGGACGGTCGATGGGGGCCCACCGCGTTCGAGCCAGGGAGCGGGTCGACCGTAATGGCGTACCCGGGCCTCTGCGAGTCCGACTTGGTGCAGTGGCACGCGGGCCCCTACTACCACGCGGCCAGTATCCAGCAGGTGCGCGATCTGCTCGCGGCACGCGCGCCGGCGTGCGGCGTGCCCCGCGTCGTCGATAACCGAGCGCCCCGGGTCACGGCGGCGCCGCGCCGCGTGTTCGTCCCACGCGCGACGCCATTCCGGCTCACCGCGCGGGGCGACGACCCGGAGCAGGACCCCGTGTACTACACGTGGGAGGAGTACGCGCGCTCGGATTGGGCGCCCGCCGCCTCGCCCCCGCTCGGAGACGACGACGGTCACGTGCGGCCGCTGTTCCGGTCGTTCCCGCCCGACGCGGCGCCGACGCGCACGCTGCCCGGCCTCGTGGCGCTGGCCTCCGGCCAGGCACCGTACGAGTCCCTCCCGAGTGGCGCCGTCCTTCCGCGAGTGCCGGGCATGCGGCGCCTCACCTGCCGGGTCACCGCACGGGACTGGCGCGGGGGCGTGGCCTTCGATGACGTCGCGGTGGACGTCGTGCCCACGGCCGGCCCGTTCCGGGTCACCGTGCCGGCCGCGGGCACGCAGCAAGTCGTCCGCTGGCGCGCCGCGCGGACGACGGAGGCGCCGCTACACTGCGCGACGGTCCGGGTGACGCTCGTGGCGGAGCCGGGGGGGCCGTACGACGTCGTACTCGCGCCGGCCGTCCCGAACCGCGCGGAGCAGGTCACGGTGCGGGTGCCGCGCATGCTGGCGGCGCGCGCCGCGCGCGTGCAGGTGGCGTGCGCGGACGGCGCGTTCTTCGGGCTCTCGTCCGGCGACGTGGAGATCGTCGCGACCGCGGACCCTGCGGGGCGGCCCGCCCGACCCCGCGCGGTGCGGAGGGCGCGGACGACGCCGTAG